The following is a genomic window from Photobacterium sp. GJ3.
CGCGTATTCCATGGTTTCCTGATTGCGGATCTCCCCAATCAGAATCATATCCGGCGCCTGACGCAGGGAGTTTTTCAGCGCGATAGCATAACTTGCCGTGTCCAGCCCGACTTCACGCTGAGTGACAATGCACCGGTCGTGCTGATGGAGAAACTCAATCGGATCTTCGACCGTCAGAATATGCCCGCTCGAATGATGATTGCGATAGCCCGTCAGGGCTGCCATGGAGGTCGATTTTCCGGATCCGGTCGCTCCCACCACCAAAAGCAAACCGCGCTTCGCAATGGCCAGATCTTTCAAGGGTTCCGGCAATGTCAGGGCATCCACATCCGGGATCTGATGTTCAATCCGCCGGATCACCATGCCGGGTTGTTCCCGCTGCCAGAACGCACTGATCCGAAACCGGCGCGCGTCCTTCACCAGCGCAAAGTTGGCCTCTTTGTGTGTGACAAAGTCCTGCCACTGCGCGTCAGTCATCGCCTGCCGACACAGTTGCGTCATCATTGCCGGTGTCAGAACTTCCCCGCAGGCATACAGCTCGCCATTGACTTTGAGCTGACCAGACGCCGCCACGGTCAGATAAAGATCAGAAGCCTGCCGGGCGACCATCTCCGCCAGCAGCTTGTCTAACGTCATATGCTCTATTCCTGAATCGATCACTGGCCTCAACTCCGTTCCAGCACACGCGCCACTTCATCCGGATCCACCAGCCCCTGAGCCATCAGCCGGTTGACCGCTTGCTCCATGGTTTGCATGCCCATCCCGGCACCAGTCTGGATCATGGAATACATCTGAGCCACTTTGTCTTCCCGGATCAAATTCCGGATGGCGGGTGTCGCCAGCATAATTTCATGAGCAGCAACCCGGCCACCGCCCGGACACTTCAGCAAAGACTGCGCAATCACGGCACGCAGCGATTCAGACAGCATGGAACGCACCATGGCTTTGTCGTTCCCGGGGAAAACATCAATGATCCGGTCAATGGTTTTTGCCGCCGAACTGGTATGCAAAGTTGCCAAAACCAGATGCCCGGTTTCTGCCGCTGTGAGCGCCAGCCGGATCGTTTCCTGATCCCGCAACTCGCCCACCATAATCACATCGGGATCTTCACGCAGTGCCGATCGCAGCGCATTCTGGAAACTGTGTGTATCGCGGTGAACTTCCCGCTGATTGATCAGGCAGCGTTTGCTTTCGTGCACAAATTCCACCGGATCTTCGATCGTCAGAATATGGCGGTTGGTGGTACTGTTGATGTGATCCACCATGGCAGCAATGGTGGTTGATTTCCCGGAACCTGTCGCCCCCGTCACTAACACAAGCCCACGCTGACTCTGCGCTATCTGATAAAATACGTCGGGCACGCTGAGGGATTCCAGCGTGGGGATATTCACCGGAATCGATCGAAAAACGGCGGCGCAGCCACGAGACTGACGAAATGCATTCACCCGGAATCGTCCCACGTCTGGCAGCGCAACAGAAAAGTCGACTTCCAGATGTTCTTCATACTCCCGACGCTGTCCGTCATCCATAATATCCGTAATTAAACGGTGCACAGCTTCATGGGTCAGCGCCGGAATACTCAGCGCCCGGACATCACCGTCCACACGGATCATCGGAGAGACGCCAGCCGAGAGGTGCAGATCAGAGGCATTATGCTTTACACTAAAGTCCAGAAGCTCGGTGATATCCATATATTTTCCTTAAGAATCAATTATGAGTAGTATCAGACAAAATCTTGAAAAGGTCACCCGGGAGATCCGGACAGCCTGTGATAAATGCGGCCGTGATACGGATTCCGTGCAACTGCTGGCCGTCAGTAAAACCAAGCCGATCAGCGCCATTGCCGATGCAATCGCTGCCGGTCAGCGCGCTTTTGGTGAAAACTACGTGCAGGAAGGCGTGGAGAAAATCCAGCACTTCGCAACTCAATCGCCATCGCTGATCTGGCATTTTATCGGTCCGATTCAGTCCAATAAGACCCGGCTGATTGCCGATCATTTTGACTGGGTTCATTCCGTCGATCGCCTCAAAATTGCCCGGCGGCTCAGTGAACAGCGTCCGGAGCACCTGCCACCGCTGAAGATTCTGCTGCAAGTGAATACCAGCGGAGAAGCCTCGAAGTCCGGAGTCGATTTTGACGAACTGGCCGCGCTGGCGACCGAAATTGCAACCTTGCCGAATCTTGCCCTGCGCGGCCTGATGTCGATCCCGGAGAAAGCCGACGACTATGCAAGCCAGTTGGCTGCCTTTACCGCGCTGGCCCAAGCCAGAGACGCATTACAGCAACAATTACCGGACACCAAGCTCGATACCCTATCGATGGGCATGAGCGGGGACATGGACGCGGCGATTGCTGCGGGCAGCACCATGGTTCGGATCGGCACCGCAATTTTCGGTGCCCGGAATTACGACTAACGCTGCCTGAAAAGGCAGCGGCTGACTCAATTTTAGAAGGATTTTTTCATGGAACATCGTTCAATCGCATTTA
Proteins encoded in this region:
- a CDS encoding PilT/PilU family type 4a pilus ATPase, which produces MTLDKLLAEMVARQASDLYLTVAASGQLKVNGELYACGEVLTPAMMTQLCRQAMTDAQWQDFVTHKEANFALVKDARRFRISAFWQREQPGMVIRRIEHQIPDVDALTLPEPLKDLAIAKRGLLLVVGATGSGKSTSMAALTGYRNHHSSGHILTVEDPIEFLHQHDRCIVTQREVGLDTASYAIALKNSLRQAPDMILIGEIRNQETMEYALNFAETGHLCMATLHANNANQALERILHLVPKERREQLLFDLSLNLKGILAQQLIPDANGAGRHAAFELLLNTPRVSDLIRRGELHALKAVMSKGREHGMMTFDQSLFALVQTGKITELDALAHADSANDLRLMMKMDRPFSGSGGLDGVTIRSD
- a CDS encoding type IV pilus twitching motility protein PilT, which codes for MDITELLDFSVKHNASDLHLSAGVSPMIRVDGDVRALSIPALTHEAVHRLITDIMDDGQRREYEEHLEVDFSVALPDVGRFRVNAFRQSRGCAAVFRSIPVNIPTLESLSVPDVFYQIAQSQRGLVLVTGATGSGKSTTIAAMVDHINSTTNRHILTIEDPVEFVHESKRCLINQREVHRDTHSFQNALRSALREDPDVIMVGELRDQETIRLALTAAETGHLVLATLHTSSAAKTIDRIIDVFPGNDKAMVRSMLSESLRAVIAQSLLKCPGGGRVAAHEIMLATPAIRNLIREDKVAQMYSMIQTGAGMGMQTMEQAVNRLMAQGLVDPDEVARVLERS
- a CDS encoding YggS family pyridoxal phosphate-dependent enzyme, whose protein sequence is MSSIRQNLEKVTREIRTACDKCGRDTDSVQLLAVSKTKPISAIADAIAAGQRAFGENYVQEGVEKIQHFATQSPSLIWHFIGPIQSNKTRLIADHFDWVHSVDRLKIARRLSEQRPEHLPPLKILLQVNTSGEASKSGVDFDELAALATEIATLPNLALRGLMSIPEKADDYASQLAAFTALAQARDALQQQLPDTKLDTLSMGMSGDMDAAIAAGSTMVRIGTAIFGARNYD